Genomic window (Gadus chalcogrammus isolate NIFS_2021 chromosome 3, NIFS_Gcha_1.0, whole genome shotgun sequence):
GGAGAAGGAAATAAACAGGGGAACGTAAGGTTATCCGCAGGGATGTCTTGCCATCTAAAACAATTACCAAcaagtgaaaataaaaaatggacTAACCTTTTATCCCTATGGCCATTCTGGACTAGTAGTTGTTGTATTAAAATAAACTGTGTAGATACAACCTTTTTTTGCTCGTCTACgtaaagcacatttaaaacacggTTCTGCACGATTCCAGGGTGTGCTTTTTCAGGGATGGTTTTAAGGACATGGCCAATCACATCTTGTGAGGATTGACATTGAGCCATAAGTGTACTAGTAATTATTATTAACCTGTTCTTTTGGTTATCAAGCCAAAGATCACTCAACTTGTTCTTTGTTTTCGGTTGGTATTCAGAGAACGGAATGGGGTGGGCGTTGCAGTGTTCGTGTCTCTGCGTGTCACCGCTAGGGGGTGCCACTCGGCAGACGCCCAGAAATAGGTAGTAGTAAGATAGATGGGGGTATATAGAGGGTATGAAGGCATACATCCTATATCGGATACAACCTTTCATTGTTGTCTcatgtattgttttatttatattattagtaTTTATTTGTCTGATGTctgaaaaacaataacaacttttaaatgaaaatataaatggtggttgtggtggtggtagtgattgtggttgtagtggtggtggtggtgatgttggtggtggtaatgatggtggtggtggtgatgttggttgTGGTAATGATGGTGGCGGTTGTGATTGTTGTTGTataggtagtggtggtggtgatgctagTGATGTTGGTGGTATTGTTGATGGTCGAGGTGGTCGAGGTGGTattaatggtggtggtggtagaggtagaggtagtggtggtggtggtgagctcTAAAAGTCTGCTGTTGGCTATCGTCGACCAGCGGGAGTGTCATGGCGACCCGCTGACGAAACCTCACAGACACGACGAGAACCGAGCCAAGACCCCTCCCACATACACCATCACTGCACTGCCTTCCCAACAACTGACCACCTTCACGTTCAGACAGCGTCTGGATTGTCAGCTGTTCCCTGAGATTGGAGTCATTACCAAAACGGATTGATGTTAGTGTGTGGTGCGAGTCAGGAAGTGAGCCCTTATGAATTCCCCAGGGAGCGTGTTACATTGTAGGCTGGATGTTTAGACCTGTGTGCAAGTTAGTACCAGTGTGAGTCAGATAGAGCGGTGCCTAATTTCATCAGCGTGCCTCCacaggagtgaggaggagaggccgTCTACAGTTGGAAGGACAAAACCCGACAAAACAAAGGGGAATTCCTTTTTGTGGGAGGATTATCTTCTGTTATCCCAGGAAAGGTCACCACTCACACTAAACCGGTAGACGTAGGAAACTCGTCTTAAGGATTTCAGTCCCAAGTCTGACTTTAATGTCGGTCAATGTCTAATACAATGTATTTGTGTACACATAATAATGTCTGTTATGTACACACAAAGGCATTGTGTAGCTCCCTCCAGTTAACCGAAACGGACACATGGACAGACACTGGGTTGTATACATATTTAAACTTACTTTATATtactatatatattagtaatagCAAGTAAGTATAAGCTGCATACAATCTAGTGTCTGTCCATGTCTAATataatgtatttgtgtttaaatAATAGACATTAACAGGaactgattatttatttttttccatcaCACTATCCTGTTGTGGACTTTCATTTGCGGTCTCTGAGGTATGACGATGATCTACTCTAATCGGTCAGGTTGTAGTCATAATATAAGGCCTCCAGGCATGCACGGTCTTCTGTCAATAAAGCTACAGGGAACCTAAAACAGCGTTCCCAGACGTATGTTTGGTGCCTGGACCAGGCTATGGTGTGCAGTGACGTACAGTATAACATGGGACATAATCTCCAGCGACCAGGGTGCGGACAGGAAGTTAACAGGCGGAATGGACACTCCGATACCGTGGTAACAGATTAAATGCTATTGTGGGCCGCTCCCCGGAGTCATCGAGGTAGAGGATGATGAAAGAGAGGATGAAACAGGGAGCTGGCTGGCAACCAGCTAGTTCTAATAAACAGgggtacacacaaacattccagcacatgcacacacgcccacacccacCTACTGGCAGAGTCTCACAGGTTTGTGAAGGgggggtaggagagagagagagagagagagagagagagagagagagagagagagagagagagagagagagagagagagagagagagagagtcctatATGAATTAACAAGCTTGTGCTAGTATGAACTCCCACCTCTTTCCATCCCTCTgcttcatgcacacacacacacacacacacacacacacacacacacacacacacacacacacacacacacacacacacacacacacacacacacacacacacacacacacacacacacacacacacacacacacacacacacagcattccaACCCCCTGTGGTACCAATGCAATAACTTTCTACTTCTTTTCTTGTGGTCTATCCCTTTCCTCTGCTTAATGCACAcataatgccccccccccccacacacacacacacacacacacacacacacacacacacacacacacacacacacacacacacacacacacacacacacacacacacacacacacacacacaccgttataacatgtgaaacacacacattcgctGAGGTCAGACACACAGCTTATGCATTTTCCAATTCAACCTCCATCGCTCATTTCGTCTTAAGTTAACCCTCGTCAATCCCAAGGCACAAGGGCATTTCTCACAGCTTTTAGTGCGGTGGTGGAAAATATACTCACATAAAGTTCCAGTAGGAGTCCACATTCACTGTGCAACTGATCGGCGATGGCAGCAGCCCTTGCGGCCGCGCGGCTGGTGGTCTCTCCCTCGGTGGCTCTCCTCCGGCGACCTGCCATTGAACTTCTTCTATAGCAGAACGTTGGGGCGACACACGACAAAACCAACAGGCTGGCGGCTGCTACACCAGGTTAAAGCAGACTACATCATCTCGGGAGCAGTTTGCAAGCAGCCAGAGGGAGCCTCCCCCTTCCGATCGGCTGTAATTCTGCCAGAGACACTCATTACGATTCCCGTCCGTTACTAGTGGAAACTGACGCCAGAGGGATACTTAAGAACAcaggcgggtgtgtgtgtgtgtgtgtgtgtgtgtgtgtgtgtgtgtggggggggttaacACATTCCTGAAAATGTGTTAATCTGAGTCAAAATCGCAAGCAAttaatcattatttatttttctttagttattacttaaaaaaaataataagcttTGTTTGAAAAAGGAGTACATAACATAATAATTGGCGTTAATATACAAATGTTTTACCAATCAGACTATAAAGACTAAATATCTACGGTGTCTCATCTTAGATAAAATGTAGACCAATTTATAATGCTATTGGCATTTGGATGTTCCACTCCTGTCCGCTACGTGGCAGGACTTAAACGGACATGCGCGGTGCACCTTGAGACGGCACTAGAAGGAACGGCGGCGTAAACGAAAATACATCGATGTTTAGATCTAGATGAGTGCAACACAATACTTATATTGTTTTGGCTTAGAATAATTATAATTCCAAGCATTTCATTGGATTTTTCCAACGATGATGTTTCGACCAGCCGTGTCAAGGGCAGTAGTAGTTTAGCATCCTAGCTACGTTTTAGCATAGCTTCTAACGTGACCGATCGTAACATCGTGTGTTTTGTGAGGAGGGGATGAACTCTCTGGTCGGCTACGGGGTGTCCTCTGACTCAGAGAGCGAAGAGGATGGAGACCGTAACAACGGAACAATTAGGTAACAAACCACCATACAAAAAACTTGCTTCATGTTGTTTAGTTTCCCGAGCCGACCTTGTTTGGTTTTGGCATCTAATGCGAGTGTTAGACCTACTATGTCTAtgtccctccccctcagtcCTGTCAATCGAACCTAATCCTCCGTCTGAATGTCTATTTCCATCTGTTCCTCATGAAGTTCCAAAGGAGTGACCCTAAAGGAAAAAACAGTCGTCACCAAGACGCGAAACTTCCTGTTGGAATCTGGCTCTGCGTCCAGTGAGTCTGACGGTGACTCTGAACCAGAAGGAGAGGATGAAACACGACCCTCTCCCCGGCGGCGTTCTTTAGCGGTGACTGCATCATCTCCATCTACTCCTCACCGGcaaccacaacctccaccaccagccatacgctctctccctcctccaaacaaactccctccccctccgctAGGCACCTGCGCGGGCAGCGGTGTGTTTGCCAACCCCTTCAAGGCACAAGCGGACCAGAAACTGAACGTGTTGCAGAAACACGTTCCGCTCACGATGCAGGCCAAGCCTGCACTCATCGGGGgcaagagggtgtgtgtggcgTACCGGAAGGACGGGCGCTGCAGGTTTGGCATCAAATGCAAGTATGCGCATGACAGCGACCTCCAAAACCCACTCGCCGTCCACGGTGACCCCGGCCTGGAGATGGCCGACTCCAGTCCGGGGGAGTCCCACCCGGCTGGCTCCAAAGGAGA
Coding sequences:
- the si:ch211-113e8.11 gene encoding uncharacterized protein si:ch211-113e8.11; its protein translation is MNSLVGYGVSSDSESEEDGDRNNGTISSKGVTLKEKTVVTKTRNFLLESGSASSESDGDSEPEGEDETRPSPRRRSLAVTASSPSTPHRQPQPPPPAIRSLPPPNKLPPPPLGTCAGSGVFANPFKAQADQKLNVLQKHVPLTMQAKPALIGGKRVCVAYRKDGRCRFGIKCKYAHDSDLQNPLAVHGDPGLEMADSSPGESHPAGSKGEDDGQPGKKRRVGLSNTLIPPKRAMKQYAQQKERDRPKMS